One Thermoplasmata archaeon genomic window, ACTAACATTACAGCCTCCAACAGCCACGAACTGGACTATTGGATATTACATATGGAACTTTGGAGATGGATCTACTCATATTAACTATACTGTATTCAATACCTCATCTGGAACCTTTATGGCGGATAACATATCACATTTATACAGTACTGCAGGAATATATACTGTTACTCTCGGGGTTATCACGTTCAATGCCACAAATTATGTGCCTACAACATATACATCAAATGGAATAAACTACACCTATTATCCAGTATCAGAATTATCATCAATACTGTCCAGCGGACAGTACCAGAACACTACATATATGACTACAATCGTAGTAAATTCCACAGCAAAACTTTTAACAACTACTTCAGTTGCAAATTCTAACGTAATTACTAATGCAGAATTAGTACCTGGTGGAGCATATTCTTTTGATCCTGCAATATGTTATGAATCTGTAGGGATGGAAATTATTCAAAATGTGTATGAAACTTTGCTAGCATACAATGGTTCATCAATAAGTCAATCTCAGATGATTCCATTAGTAGCAAGTGTTATTCCAACTGTAGCAAACGGCGAAATTTCAGCAAATTACTTAAATTACACGTTCCATATTAGAAGTGGCTTGAAATTCTCAAATGGAGATCCTCTCAATGCTTGGGATGTTTATATAAGCTTTGTAAGAGCATTATTATTTGTGCAAGGAACTCCAGGTACACCTGATTGGATAATAGCACAAGATCTATTGCCTGATGGAGGATTTGCACCGGGACTGTACTCAAACGGAACTGCTTTATATGATGCAATTACAAATGCAGTTACAGTAAACAATGCAACGCAGACGGTAACTTTCCATCTTTTAAAAGCAGATCCTGCATTTTTCGATTATATAGCTGACCCATTAGGGGCATCAATTATGGATTATAACTGGCTGGTTCAAAATGGTGCTGGTATTACATTCACGCCTACAGGATTCTTAGCTTATCAACAGTATGGAAATGAAGTTAACTATAACAATTATCTCAGATATCATGCCATGGGTTCTGGGCCATATATGATCAAAAGTTACCTTATTGGGCAATTTGTATCTTTAGCCCCTAATCCTAATTATGTGCCTATTCAGGGAGTTCCTGGATATAGTCATGCCGCAAATGATACAGTAAATATCGAATGGATCAAAGATGCTTCGACAGAGCTTTTAATGCTAGAAGGTGGTTTGGCAGATATATATACTGGGACATCAGATTTACCAACCTATTATTATCCTACAATTTCACATTATGAATCTCAGGGTAAAATAAGTATATATGAATTTCCTACGCTGACAATATATGGATTTGAATTTAACTTTAATATAAATACGACAATGTTATCCACATTAGGTACAGGTTTTCATATACCACAAAACTATTTTACAAATTTGGATGTTAGAAGAGCATTCGCCTATGCATTTAACTATACAAACTATATAAACAATCTTGTTGGAAATGCTAAATATGGGGCAAATTTTTCAAGTAGTTTTGTTGGAGATATTCCAAAGGGTATGTCGGGATACTTATCTCCTCAGCAGTTGAAGGATGCCGGTGTGAATGTGCCAACCTATAATATATCCATGGCGAAAGAATATCTTGAAGAATCTGGAATGTACAATGTAAGCATAAATATTCCAATAATAGTTACGGCTGGAGATCCTATTGATTTTGCAGCAGTGCAAGACTGGGGAGCAACTTTAAATTCAATCGACCCAAATATTGTAATCTCAGGAATGTATGAAGAATTTGCAACATGGCTTGGCTATCAGGTACCTAACGCGAATCCAATGCCGATTTATCAGACTATCTGGATCCCAGATTATCCATTTCCTTCAGACTATATAATGGCATTTTACCAGGAAAATGGGACGTACCCAATTGGAGCAGGTTTCAACCCAACTACATTCTCAATGACTGGGCATCCAAACCAGGCAAATCAGACAGAAAAAATGGAACAGGATATAGCAAAAGCTATGAGCACTGGTAATGTAACAACTGCACTAAAGTACTATGATTATGCAGAAGAAATTGCAGTCAATCTCACCAACGCCGTATATGCACAGCAAGTTAACTGGTTCTGGTACT contains:
- a CDS encoding ABC transporter substrate-binding protein; amino-acid sequence: MNKKALYAVIAVIVVIILVIAVLEVMPSAAASMTVSTSSTTAIAGQSITFAAYISGGTPSKVTFNFGDGNTGTATHLSGNEYTVTHSYNSSGKYLVTATATINGKVLNNMQSIDEITVTPATVSPSLASEITLPSIATSTQIISPGSTISLTALTLQPPTATNWTIGYYIWNFGDGSTHINYTVFNTSSGTFMADNISHLYSTAGIYTVTLGVITFNATNYVPTTYTSNGINYTYYPVSELSSILSSGQYQNTTYMTTIVVNSTAKLLTTTSVANSNVITNAELVPGGAYSFDPAICYESVGMEIIQNVYETLLAYNGSSISQSQMIPLVASVIPTVANGEISANYLNYTFHIRSGLKFSNGDPLNAWDVYISFVRALLFVQGTPGTPDWIIAQDLLPDGGFAPGLYSNGTALYDAITNAVTVNNATQTVTFHLLKADPAFFDYIADPLGASIMDYNWLVQNGAGITFTPTGFLAYQQYGNEVNYNNYLRYHAMGSGPYMIKSYLIGQFVSLAPNPNYVPIQGVPGYSHAANDTVNIEWIKDASTELLMLEGGLADIYTGTSDLPTYYYPTISHYESQGKISIYEFPTLTIYGFEFNFNINTTMLSTLGTGFHIPQNYFTNLDVRRAFAYAFNYTNYINNLVGNAKYGANFSSSFVGDIPKGMSGYLSPQQLKDAGVNVPTYNISMAKEYLEESGMYNVSINIPIIVTAGDPIDFAAVQDWGATLNSIDPNIVISGMYEEFATWLGYQVPNANPMPIYQTIWIPDYPFPSDYIMAFYQENGTYPIGAGFNPTTFSMTGHPNQANQTEKMEQDIAKAMSTGNVTTALKYYDYAEEIAVNLTNAVYAQQVNWFWYYSPSLKGVQYEENPLFGGGGDTIYIYLSK